A region from the Marinobacter sp. SS13-12 genome encodes:
- a CDS encoding glucan biosynthesis protein, which yields MDRRTLIKTFAALAGAQALPLSALMFSRRAQADTLGEARPFSYAWLKGRARALAGEPWKSEEGSLPGSLKHLSWDDYQAIRFLPQEALWRNDENAFQVQLFHLGLYFQSPVHIYEVENGQARELAYQPDYFSYEGEEPLGTLPRDLGYAGFRVHFHTDFERDLVAFLGASYFRAVGSDMQYGLSARGLAIDTGLNREEEFPQFTAFWLEKPAPGSHQMMVYALLDSPSTTGAYAFTMTPGRNMVMKVDVALYPRKPMERVGVAPLTSMYQTGENDRRMANDWRPEIHDSDGLAVHNGQGDWLWRPLVNPRSVRVNSFVDKNPKGFGLLQRDRDFARYQDDGVFYDKRPSAWIEPHGEWGAGSVMLVEIPTRDETFDNIVAFWNPEEPLEPGNEYLYSYTLTWGEEPPRQPVALATVQATRTGLGGVIGQKREYFSWRFAVDFAGGPLPLLADDAEVEPLITASRGRVEITSARPLASIDGYRAMFDLVPDDSLEPIDLRLQLKLGDQVLTETWLYQYIPPPEHERA from the coding sequence ATGGATAGACGCACACTGATCAAGACCTTTGCCGCCCTCGCAGGCGCCCAGGCGCTGCCTCTGTCTGCATTGATGTTCAGCCGGCGTGCGCAGGCCGATACGCTCGGTGAGGCTCGCCCGTTCAGCTATGCCTGGCTGAAGGGACGCGCCAGAGCCCTGGCGGGCGAGCCGTGGAAATCGGAGGAAGGGAGCTTGCCGGGCTCTCTCAAACACCTGTCCTGGGACGATTATCAGGCTATTCGTTTTCTGCCCCAGGAGGCACTCTGGCGTAATGACGAGAATGCCTTCCAGGTCCAGTTGTTTCATCTGGGCCTGTACTTCCAGTCGCCGGTGCATATCTATGAGGTAGAAAACGGACAGGCCAGGGAACTGGCCTATCAACCGGACTACTTCAGTTATGAGGGAGAAGAGCCCCTCGGCACACTGCCCAGGGATCTTGGCTACGCCGGCTTCCGGGTGCACTTCCATACAGACTTCGAAAGGGATCTGGTGGCTTTTTTGGGGGCCAGCTACTTCCGCGCGGTGGGTTCCGATATGCAATATGGCCTGTCCGCAAGGGGCCTGGCTATCGACACCGGCCTGAACCGTGAAGAAGAGTTCCCCCAGTTCACCGCATTCTGGCTGGAAAAGCCGGCTCCGGGCAGCCATCAAATGATGGTGTACGCCTTGCTGGATTCTCCCAGCACGACGGGCGCCTACGCGTTCACCATGACCCCGGGGCGGAACATGGTGATGAAGGTAGATGTGGCGTTGTATCCCCGCAAACCCATGGAACGTGTAGGTGTTGCGCCCCTGACCAGCATGTACCAGACCGGCGAGAATGATCGCCGCATGGCCAACGACTGGCGCCCGGAAATTCACGATTCTGATGGCCTGGCGGTCCATAACGGGCAGGGTGATTGGCTCTGGCGGCCATTGGTAAATCCGCGATCAGTGCGGGTAAACAGTTTTGTCGACAAAAACCCGAAAGGCTTCGGCCTGCTTCAGCGCGACCGGGATTTTGCCCGCTACCAGGACGACGGCGTGTTCTATGACAAGCGGCCCAGTGCCTGGATAGAACCCCATGGTGAATGGGGAGCCGGAAGCGTGATGCTGGTGGAAATTCCCACCAGGGACGAAACCTTCGACAACATTGTCGCCTTCTGGAACCCAGAGGAGCCACTGGAGCCGGGGAACGAGTACCTTTACTCCTACACCCTGACCTGGGGCGAAGAACCCCCGCGACAGCCGGTAGCACTGGCGACGGTACAGGCAACCCGCACAGGGCTCGGGGGCGTGATTGGCCAGAAAAGAGAGTACTTCTCCTGGCGGTTTGCGGTGGATTTCGCCGGTGGCCCGCTGCCTTTGCTGGCCGACGACGCGGAAGTAGAGCCCCTGATCACCGCCAGCCGTGGCCGGGTGGAAATCACCTCGGCCCGCCCTCTGGCTTCCATTGATGGTTACCGGGCCATGTTCGATCTGGTGCCCGATGACTCCCTGGAACCCATTGACCTGCGACTGCAACTGAAGCTGGGGGACCAGGTGCTGACAGAAACCTGGCTGTACCAGTACATACCACCGCCAGAGCATGAGAGGGCATAG
- a CDS encoding AI-2E family transporter, with protein sequence MEERRSESEGAPERTLMQRVDIRNTAMIVLSSVAALYFISWAQAVLIPLVGAILISYALDPLVSGLERFRIPRPLGAALVLTILVVTIAGASIPLKRETMAILDKAPWAIEQFRRTEARSAPYEEGVVEKAQDVAKKIEDSAEADEEKSDEPDVMRVRVVGEKFNVWKYLMDGSSTILVLVSQVFSALLLVFFMLSAGRLYKRKAVKLSGPSFHRMRKTARIMNEFHSQVRRFLFVMLLGGLFVGFFTWLAFFLLGMEQAVFWGVVAGVASVAPYLGPFLVLVGSGVAAFIQFGTIDMALLIAAISLVITSIQGNLLLPMLTSRLSSLNEVAIFLGLLFWGWLWGPVGLIVATPVLMIIKTLCDHVSNLRAVGELLGK encoded by the coding sequence ATGGAAGAGCGGCGATCAGAATCAGAGGGCGCGCCTGAACGCACCCTGATGCAGAGGGTGGATATTCGCAATACCGCAATGATCGTCCTCTCCTCCGTGGCAGCTCTGTATTTCATCTCCTGGGCACAGGCAGTATTGATCCCCCTGGTGGGGGCCATCCTCATCAGTTACGCCCTGGACCCACTGGTGTCCGGGCTGGAAAGGTTCCGGATTCCTCGCCCCCTCGGTGCTGCACTGGTGTTGACCATACTGGTGGTCACCATTGCTGGCGCGAGTATCCCGCTCAAGCGGGAAACCATGGCCATACTGGACAAGGCGCCCTGGGCAATCGAGCAGTTCCGGCGTACTGAAGCGCGCTCGGCGCCGTATGAAGAAGGTGTCGTGGAAAAGGCCCAGGATGTGGCAAAGAAAATTGAGGACAGTGCTGAGGCGGATGAAGAGAAGTCGGATGAGCCTGATGTGATGCGAGTCAGGGTTGTGGGCGAGAAGTTCAATGTCTGGAAATACCTGATGGACGGGTCATCGACGATATTGGTGCTGGTTTCCCAGGTTTTTTCGGCATTGTTGCTGGTATTTTTCATGCTGTCGGCAGGGAGGCTCTACAAACGCAAAGCCGTCAAACTGTCGGGGCCGTCGTTCCACAGAATGCGCAAAACGGCGCGAATCATGAACGAATTCCATAGCCAGGTGCGGCGATTTCTGTTCGTGATGCTGCTGGGTGGCCTGTTTGTGGGCTTTTTTACCTGGCTGGCATTTTTCTTACTGGGTATGGAGCAGGCCGTTTTCTGGGGGGTGGTCGCGGGAGTGGCAAGCGTCGCACCTTATCTGGGGCCTTTTCTGGTATTGGTCGGGTCTGGCGTAGCAGCATTCATTCAGTTTGGCACCATCGATATGGCCTTGCTTATCGCCGCTATCTCGCTCGTGATCACCAGCATCCAGGGCAACCTTCTGCTGCCCATGCTGACCAGCCGGCTCTCCAGCCTGAATGAAGTGGCCATCTTCCTGGGCCTGTTGTTCTGGGGTTGGCTCTGGGGCCCGGTAGGACTCATCGTGGCGACTCCCGTGCTGATGATTATCAAAACCCTGTGTGACCATGTCAGCAATCTGAGAGCGGTGGGGGAGTTGTTGGGCAAGTGA
- a CDS encoding GntR family transcriptional regulator: MPEAAIQTYTRADEAFDCLQTAIVKGDLVPGEKIGEVELCSRFNLTRGPLREALGRLESRGLLVRRPHAGVKVVSVSAEELMELYRIRETMEGLAARQAAERMTDEEIADLHATLDAHEQMIEQAQGQAYYQAEGDYDFHHRIATGSRNTKLAQMLLGDLYYMVRMYRYRLSTSSGRPHMALGEHRRIAEAIAQRDGELAEFLMKRHINAARKNIETKIHNGSLTI, encoded by the coding sequence ATGCCCGAAGCCGCCATCCAAACCTACACCCGCGCCGACGAAGCCTTCGATTGTCTGCAAACGGCCATCGTCAAAGGCGATCTTGTTCCCGGCGAAAAAATCGGCGAAGTGGAACTCTGCTCCCGTTTCAATCTGACCCGTGGCCCCTTGAGGGAGGCCCTTGGCCGACTCGAATCCCGAGGATTGCTGGTCCGCCGGCCCCATGCCGGAGTAAAGGTGGTGTCCGTGAGTGCAGAGGAGCTCATGGAGCTGTACCGCATTCGTGAAACCATGGAAGGCCTTGCCGCCCGTCAGGCCGCCGAACGAATGACCGACGAGGAAATTGCAGACCTCCACGCTACCCTCGACGCCCACGAACAGATGATCGAGCAGGCCCAGGGCCAGGCCTACTATCAGGCGGAAGGTGATTACGATTTCCATCACCGCATCGCCACCGGTAGCCGCAACACAAAACTCGCGCAAATGCTGCTGGGTGATCTTTACTATATGGTCCGGATGTACCGTTATCGCCTGAGCACCTCCTCCGGCCGGCCCCACATGGCCCTGGGAGAGCACAGAAGAATCGCAGAAGCCATCGCCCAGCGCGACGGCGAACTGGCGGAGTTCCTGATGAAACGCCACATCAACGCCGCCCGCAAAAACATAGAAACCAAGATCCACAACGGCAGCCTGACAATCTGA
- the prpB gene encoding methylisocitrate lyase, whose amino-acid sequence MSKKPSAGARFRKALKENHPLQIVGTINAYTAMMAEKVGHQAIYLSGGGVANASYGLPDLGITTMNDVVEDVRRITAATDVPLLVDIDTGWGGAFNIGRTIREMERAGAAAVHIEDQVAQKRCGHRPNKEIVSQEEMVDRIKAAVDAREDDDFFIMARTDAFQKEGLEAAIERAKACIEAGADGIFAEAVTELEHYKAFSEALNVPVLANITEFGATPLYNRKELAEAGAGMVLYPLSAFRAMNKAALLVYENILEKGDQKDVVDLMQTRMELYDFLNYHDFEQKLDELFQQKKG is encoded by the coding sequence ATGTCCAAAAAACCATCCGCAGGCGCCCGCTTCCGCAAAGCCCTGAAAGAAAACCACCCGTTGCAAATCGTAGGCACTATCAACGCCTACACCGCCATGATGGCGGAAAAGGTCGGCCATCAGGCCATCTATCTGTCGGGCGGCGGCGTAGCCAACGCCTCCTACGGCCTGCCCGACCTGGGCATCACAACCATGAACGACGTGGTTGAAGATGTTCGCCGCATCACCGCAGCCACCGACGTACCGCTGCTGGTCGACATCGACACCGGCTGGGGCGGAGCCTTCAACATCGGCCGCACCATCCGTGAAATGGAACGCGCCGGCGCGGCTGCGGTCCATATTGAAGACCAGGTAGCCCAGAAGCGTTGTGGCCATCGTCCCAACAAGGAAATCGTGTCCCAGGAAGAAATGGTCGACCGTATCAAGGCTGCGGTGGATGCCCGTGAAGACGACGACTTCTTCATCATGGCCCGCACCGACGCTTTCCAGAAAGAAGGCCTCGAAGCCGCCATCGAACGTGCCAAAGCCTGCATCGAAGCCGGCGCCGACGGCATCTTCGCCGAAGCCGTCACCGAACTGGAACACTACAAAGCCTTCTCTGAAGCCCTGAACGTACCGGTACTGGCCAACATCACCGAATTCGGCGCCACGCCACTGTACAACCGCAAGGAGCTTGCAGAGGCCGGCGCCGGTATGGTGCTGTATCCACTAAGTGCCTTCCGCGCCATGAACAAGGCCGCATTGCTGGTGTATGAAAACATACTTGAGAAGGGCGACCAGAAAGACGTGGTTGACCTGATGCAGACGCGGATGGAGCTGTACGACTTCCTGAACTACCACGACTTCGAGCAGAAGCTGGATGAGTTGTTCCAGCAGAAGAAGGGTTAG
- the prpC gene encoding 2-methylcitrate synthase yields MAEAKKLGGAGLRGQVAGVTALCTVGQSGTGLTYRGYDISDLAENAQFEEVAYLLLRGKLPNQQELDAYKQKLVSLRELPYAVKSVLEHIPKDAHPMDVMRTGCSMLGNLETETDFSQQDDKIDRMLALFPAIITYWYRFVHEGVRIDTASDVDSIGGHFLELLHGKKPNELHERVMNVSLILYAEHEFNASTFSARVCASTLSDIHSCVTGAIGTLRGPLHGGANEAAMALIQKFKTPDEAEKGLLGMLERKEKIMGFGHAVYSESDPRNAIIKKWSEKLANEVGDTVLYPVSVRCEEVMWREKKLFCNADFFHASAYHFMGIPTELFTPIFVMSRVSGWTAHVKEQRENNRIIRPSADYNGPAHSEWVPIEERQ; encoded by the coding sequence ATGGCAGAAGCAAAAAAACTCGGAGGCGCTGGCCTTCGCGGGCAGGTAGCCGGCGTAACAGCACTGTGTACCGTGGGTCAGTCCGGCACCGGCCTGACCTATCGTGGCTATGACATCAGCGACCTGGCCGAAAACGCCCAGTTCGAGGAAGTGGCGTACCTGCTGCTACGAGGGAAACTGCCCAATCAGCAGGAACTGGATGCCTACAAACAGAAACTGGTGAGCCTGCGCGAACTGCCGTACGCCGTGAAATCCGTGCTCGAACACATCCCCAAAGACGCTCATCCCATGGATGTCATGCGCACCGGTTGCTCCATGCTGGGCAACCTGGAAACCGAAACCGACTTCAGCCAGCAGGACGACAAGATCGACCGCATGCTGGCCCTGTTTCCGGCCATCATTACCTATTGGTACCGCTTCGTCCACGAAGGCGTGCGCATCGACACAGCCAGCGACGTGGACTCCATCGGTGGCCATTTCCTCGAGCTGCTCCACGGCAAGAAACCCAATGAGCTGCACGAGCGCGTCATGAACGTATCGCTGATTCTTTATGCCGAGCATGAGTTCAACGCCTCCACGTTCAGTGCCCGTGTCTGCGCCTCCACGCTGTCTGATATCCACAGCTGCGTAACCGGTGCCATCGGCACCCTGCGCGGCCCGCTGCATGGCGGCGCCAACGAAGCAGCCATGGCTCTGATCCAGAAGTTCAAGACGCCCGACGAAGCCGAGAAGGGCCTGCTGGGCATGCTCGAGCGCAAGGAGAAGATCATGGGCTTCGGCCACGCGGTTTACAGTGAGTCCGATCCCCGCAACGCCATCATCAAGAAGTGGTCCGAAAAGCTCGCCAACGAAGTGGGCGACACCGTGCTGTACCCGGTTTCGGTACGCTGCGAGGAAGTGATGTGGCGCGAGAAAAAACTCTTCTGCAACGCCGATTTCTTCCACGCTTCCGCGTATCACTTCATGGGCATTCCCACCGAGTTGTTCACCCCCATCTTCGTGATGTCCCGGGTATCCGGCTGGACAGCCCACGTGAAGGAACAGCGCGAAAACAACCGCATCATCCGCCCCAGCGCCGATTACAACGGCCCGGCGCATTCGGAGTGGGTGCCGATTGAGGAGCGCCAATGA
- the acnD gene encoding Fe/S-dependent 2-methylisocitrate dehydratase AcnD, with product MNTNYRKPLPGTDLDYFDTRQAVEDIQPGAYDKLPYTSKILAEQLVRRCDPEALTDSLKQLIERKRDLDFPWYPARVVCHDILGQTALVDLAGLRDAIKEKGGDPAKVNPVVPTQLIVDHSLAVEHAGFEKDAFEKNRAVEDRRNDDRFHFINWTKTAFKNVDVIPPGNGIMHQINLEKMSPVIQNRPDGEGKHVAYPDTCVGTDSHTPMVDALGVISVGVGGLEAESVMLGRASMMRLPDIVGVELTGKIQPGITSTDMVLAITEFLRKERVVGAYLEFYGEGADSLTVGDRATISNMTPEYGATAAMFYIDGQTIDYLKLTGREDDQVALVETYARETGLWADSMKNAEYERVLKFDLSQVKRTLAGPSNPHAHLPTSELAERGIAGEWVKEEGKMPDGACIIAAITSCTNTSNPRNMVAAGLIARNANKLGLTRKPWVKTSLAPGSKTVKMYLEEANLMSELEELGFGVVAFACTTCNGMSGALDPKIQKEIIDRDLYSTAVLSGNRNFDGRIHPYAKQAFLASPPLVVAYAIAGTIRFDIEKDALGYDKDGNPVTLKDIWPDDAEIDAIVKASVKPEQFRSTYIPMFDITRDAQANTNPNYDWRPQSTYIRRPPYWEGGMVGEKTLKGMRPLAVLPDNITTDHLSPSNAILMDSAAGEYLHKMGVPEEDFNSYATHRGDHLTAQRATFANPKLFNEMVRDENGNVKQGSLARVEPEGKVTRMWEAIETYMERKQPLIIIAGADYGQGSSRDWAAKGVALAGVEAIVAEGFERIHRTNLVGMGVMPLQFEEGTTRKTLALDGTETYDVEGTAAPRAELTLVIHRKNGSTERVPVICRLDTAEEVSIYSAGGVLQRFAEDFLQSEGAA from the coding sequence ATGAACACAAATTACCGCAAACCCCTCCCAGGCACCGACCTGGACTATTTCGATACCCGCCAGGCCGTGGAAGACATCCAGCCCGGCGCGTATGACAAACTCCCGTACACCTCCAAAATCCTGGCAGAACAGCTCGTTCGCCGCTGCGACCCGGAGGCACTGACGGATTCCCTGAAACAGCTGATCGAACGCAAGCGCGACCTGGACTTCCCCTGGTACCCGGCGCGCGTGGTTTGCCACGACATCCTGGGGCAGACAGCCCTGGTAGATCTGGCCGGCCTGCGTGACGCTATCAAGGAAAAGGGCGGCGACCCGGCCAAGGTGAATCCCGTGGTACCAACGCAGCTGATCGTTGACCATTCCCTGGCCGTTGAACACGCCGGTTTCGAGAAGGATGCCTTCGAGAAAAACCGCGCCGTGGAAGACCGCCGCAATGACGACCGCTTCCACTTCATCAACTGGACCAAGACAGCGTTCAAGAACGTGGATGTGATTCCCCCGGGCAACGGCATCATGCACCAGATCAACCTGGAAAAGATGTCCCCGGTGATCCAGAACCGCCCGGACGGGGAAGGCAAGCACGTTGCCTACCCGGACACCTGTGTGGGCACTGACAGCCATACGCCGATGGTTGACGCCCTGGGCGTTATCTCCGTTGGTGTCGGCGGCCTGGAAGCCGAAAGCGTCATGCTCGGCCGCGCCTCCATGATGCGCCTGCCGGACATCGTTGGCGTTGAGCTGACCGGTAAAATCCAGCCTGGCATCACCAGCACGGACATGGTTCTGGCCATCACCGAATTTCTGCGCAAGGAGCGGGTGGTAGGTGCCTACCTGGAATTCTACGGCGAAGGCGCCGACAGCCTCACCGTCGGCGACCGTGCCACCATCTCCAACATGACCCCGGAATACGGCGCCACGGCGGCCATGTTCTACATCGACGGTCAGACCATCGATTACCTCAAGCTCACCGGCCGGGAAGATGATCAGGTGGCCCTGGTTGAGACCTACGCCAGGGAAACCGGCCTCTGGGCCGACAGCATGAAAAACGCCGAATACGAGCGTGTGCTGAAGTTTGACCTGTCACAGGTCAAGCGCACCCTGGCCGGCCCTTCCAACCCGCACGCGCATCTGCCTACCTCCGAACTGGCCGAGCGTGGTATTGCCGGCGAATGGGTGAAGGAAGAAGGCAAGATGCCGGACGGCGCATGCATCATTGCGGCCATCACCAGCTGCACCAACACCAGTAACCCCCGCAACATGGTGGCTGCCGGCCTGATCGCCCGTAACGCCAACAAGCTGGGCCTGACCCGCAAGCCCTGGGTGAAAACCTCCCTGGCACCGGGCTCCAAGACGGTCAAGATGTACCTGGAAGAAGCCAACCTGATGTCGGAGCTGGAAGAGCTCGGTTTCGGTGTAGTGGCCTTTGCCTGCACCACCTGTAACGGCATGAGCGGCGCCCTGGATCCGAAAATCCAGAAGGAAATCATCGACCGGGATCTGTATTCCACCGCCGTGCTTTCCGGTAACCGCAACTTCGATGGCCGGATTCATCCCTACGCCAAGCAGGCGTTCCTGGCGTCACCGCCATTGGTGGTCGCCTACGCCATTGCCGGCACCATCCGCTTCGACATCGAAAAGGATGCCCTGGGCTACGACAAAGACGGCAATCCGGTCACCCTGAAGGACATCTGGCCGGATGATGCGGAAATCGACGCCATCGTCAAAGCCAGCGTGAAGCCGGAGCAGTTCCGCAGCACCTACATTCCGATGTTCGACATCACCCGGGATGCCCAGGCCAACACCAATCCGAATTACGACTGGCGCCCCCAGAGCACCTACATCCGTCGCCCGCCGTATTGGGAAGGCGGCATGGTGGGGGAGAAAACCCTCAAGGGCATGCGCCCGCTGGCCGTGCTGCCAGACAATATCACTACGGACCACCTGTCACCGTCCAATGCCATCCTGATGGACAGTGCCGCCGGTGAATACCTGCACAAAATGGGCGTGCCGGAGGAAGACTTCAACTCCTACGCCACCCACCGTGGTGACCACCTAACGGCCCAACGCGCCACTTTCGCCAACCCGAAACTGTTCAATGAAATGGTCCGGGACGAAAACGGCAACGTGAAGCAGGGCTCTCTGGCCAGAGTCGAGCCGGAAGGTAAAGTCACCCGCATGTGGGAAGCGATCGAAACCTACATGGAACGCAAGCAACCGCTGATCATCATCGCCGGCGCGGATTACGGGCAGGGCTCCTCCCGTGACTGGGCGGCGAAGGGCGTTGCTCTCGCCGGTGTGGAAGCGATTGTGGCCGAAGGCTTTGAGCGCATCCATCGGACCAACCTGGTGGGTATGGGCGTGATGCCCCTGCAGTTCGAGGAAGGCACCACCCGCAAGACCCTGGCCCTGGACGGCACGGAAACCTACGACGTGGAAGGCACCGCCGCTCCGCGTGCTGAGTTGACGCTGGTTATTCACCGCAAGAACGGCAGCACCGAGCGTGTGCCGGTTATTTGCCGGTTGGATACGGCGGAGGAAGTGTCGATTTACAGTGCCGGTGGGGTATTGCAGCGGTTTGCGGAGGATTTCCTTCAATCGGAAGGGGCTGCGTAG
- the prpF gene encoding 2-methylaconitate cis-trans isomerase PrpF → MPNTPQIKIPATYMRGGTSKGVFFRLQDLPEVAQTPGEARDKLLLRVIGSPDPYQKQIDGMGGATSSTSKTVILAAPTQPDHDVDYLFGQVSIDKPFVDWSGNCGNLTAAVGAFAINGGFVAKDRIPENGTATVRIWQANIKKTIVARVPITYGEVQETGDFELDGVTFPAAEVQVEFMDPADGEGAMFPTGNLVDDLEVPGVGTLKATMINAGIPTIFLNAEDIGYKGTELQDDINSNPEALAMFETIRAHGAVKMGLIQSVEEAASRQHTPKVAFVAKPSDYVSSSGKTIGAGDVDVLVRALSMGKLHHAMMGTAAVAIATAAAVPGTLVNQAAGGGDRTSVTFGHPSGTLQVGAEASQANGQWTATKAIMSRSARVLMEGWVRVPGDSFVS, encoded by the coding sequence ATGCCCAACACCCCCCAAATCAAAATCCCCGCCACCTACATGCGAGGCGGCACATCAAAAGGCGTCTTCTTCCGCCTGCAAGACCTGCCAGAGGTAGCACAAACCCCGGGCGAAGCCCGTGACAAACTCCTGCTCCGGGTCATCGGCAGCCCGGACCCCTACCAGAAACAAATCGACGGTATGGGCGGCGCCACCTCGAGCACCAGCAAAACCGTCATCCTGGCCGCGCCCACGCAGCCAGACCACGATGTGGATTACCTGTTCGGCCAGGTCTCCATCGACAAGCCCTTTGTCGACTGGAGCGGCAACTGCGGCAACCTCACCGCTGCCGTGGGCGCCTTCGCCATTAACGGTGGCTTCGTTGCCAAAGACCGTATTCCGGAAAACGGCACCGCCACCGTTCGTATCTGGCAGGCCAACATCAAAAAAACCATCGTCGCCCGCGTGCCCATCACCTACGGGGAAGTGCAGGAAACCGGCGATTTTGAGCTGGATGGTGTCACCTTCCCGGCGGCGGAAGTGCAGGTGGAATTCATGGACCCGGCCGACGGCGAAGGCGCCATGTTCCCCACCGGCAACCTGGTGGACGACCTGGAAGTGCCCGGAGTAGGCACACTCAAGGCCACCATGATCAATGCCGGTATACCAACCATCTTTCTGAACGCGGAAGACATCGGCTATAAAGGCACGGAACTGCAGGATGACATCAACAGCAACCCCGAAGCCCTGGCCATGTTCGAAACCATCCGCGCCCACGGCGCCGTGAAGATGGGCCTGATCCAGAGCGTGGAGGAGGCTGCCAGCCGTCAGCACACCCCCAAGGTCGCTTTCGTGGCCAAGCCGTCGGACTACGTATCATCAAGCGGTAAAACCATCGGGGCAGGGGATGTCGATGTACTGGTGCGCGCCCTCTCCATGGGCAAGCTCCACCACGCCATGATGGGAACCGCCGCCGTCGCCATCGCCACCGCTGCTGCCGTTCCGGGAACACTGGTGAATCAGGCGGCCGGTGGTGGCGACCGCACGTCTGTGACCTTCGGTCATCCGTCCGGCACCTTGCAGGTCGGCGCAGAGGCCAGCCAGGCAAACGGCCAGTGGACCGCCACCAAAGCCATCATGAGCCGCAGTGCGCGTGTGCTTATGGAAGGTTGGGTAAGGGTGCCCGGGGATTCGTTCGTGTCGTAG
- a CDS encoding THxN family PEP-CTERM protein → MKTAFKRTLLASLVVPFALGAQSASAVMITDWGYEVNSSFSDWTDTGGDGAVTASDSDRKLSWGISDPQSSVSITDVNEPSGLITNGGYVMGGTFTHTNNTLPASGTALASFDLTSTLTLTPFDPAGGSLPPTSRTFESFFNETLNNGNCVSASVSNCDDIFTIDNIGDLGLVETDDGFEFASPSFTIDDYTYTVYLELAGLAYLGAETCAEAGASAGCIGLLTEEGQVNNFDTRFRITATEVPEPGTLALLGLGLAGLGLSRRKKAAKA, encoded by the coding sequence ATGAAAACTGCATTTAAAAGAACTCTTCTAGCTTCTCTTGTCGTGCCCTTCGCACTGGGCGCGCAATCCGCCAGCGCGGTGATGATCACCGACTGGGGATATGAGGTAAACAGCTCATTCTCCGACTGGACGGACACAGGTGGAGACGGCGCCGTTACAGCTTCGGACTCAGACCGTAAGCTGTCGTGGGGCATCAGTGATCCGCAGTCGTCTGTTTCGATCACGGATGTAAATGAGCCAAGTGGCCTTATCACAAACGGGGGCTACGTGATGGGTGGAACATTCACCCATACCAACAATACACTCCCTGCCAGTGGTACGGCGTTGGCCAGCTTCGATCTGACCTCCACACTGACGCTGACCCCTTTTGATCCGGCTGGTGGTTCCCTGCCTCCGACATCCCGTACCTTCGAGAGTTTCTTCAATGAAACCCTGAATAATGGGAATTGTGTGTCTGCTTCGGTCTCCAACTGCGATGACATTTTCACCATTGACAACATCGGTGATCTTGGACTCGTAGAAACTGATGACGGCTTCGAGTTCGCGTCACCGTCGTTCACCATTGACGACTACACCTATACGGTATACCTCGAGTTGGCTGGTCTGGCCTACCTTGGAGCCGAAACTTGTGCAGAAGCAGGCGCTTCAGCCGGGTGTATTGGTCTTCTCACTGAAGAAGGCCAGGTGAATAACTTTGACACCCGGTTCCGCATTACAGCTACAGAGGTTCCTGAGCCAGGCACCCTGGCACTGCTGGGCCTGGGCCTCGCCGGACTGGGTCTGTCACGCAGGAAAAAAGCAGCAAAAGCATAA